The following proteins come from a genomic window of Salvia hispanica cultivar TCC Black 2014 chromosome 4, UniMelb_Shisp_WGS_1.0, whole genome shotgun sequence:
- the LOC125185256 gene encoding uncharacterized protein LOC125185256 has protein sequence MEHESFIHMIHEHPLSLIPDSAEKSDYSKWCYGCWRYILPGDATYGCSLECGFELLLHKECMEKSREIMHPIHPSHPLTLHDSEKISDKIKCAVCKGDVYGLSYICSQGGCDGLWIHMGCTGFLNDKQPTMAHPSHPQHELHFSKKTRWCPFPCDACGATAKGDSYNCNICDYWIHESCALLPESKDFPHHHHSLSLAFYPPLEYIRYDFDCAVCNSTLPLTRWVYHCHLCRYVVHLNCATSTFDSENANANAIDDEKEAAKFPIAVDDMYEEMIKPFVKRQREQILIPHHDHENHNIGGKYSFSNHPHHLLTFTTFSTLSSSSSSSSHDHYKKDDEEEDDEDDFGSIPRSELTCNGCTLPIREKKQTGDGYEYENGYMSCDECKYFLHLSCFNLPLEIPSLPIHPHQDHSLRLQDVAGKLTGLYKCNSCRITVCGACVMLPARNEHRLENHLLPLTYDARFNRPGEFYCSNCEDQMDPRSWMYHCRDCDQSFHPRCIPATSGRYRNIKFGTQQYVFSKIHDPHHSLRFQIISKKKRCDLCHKDRYDMPGFQCVSCNFVVCNDCGLKHMDD, from the exons atggaGCATGAGAGTTTTATTCATATGATCCATGAACACCCGCTGAGTCTGATCCCCGACTCGGCCGAGAAAAGTGATTACAGCAAATGGTGTTATGGTTGTTGGAGATACATTTTGCCTGGAGATGCAACTTATGGATGCAGCCTCGAGTGTGGATTTGAATTGTTGTTACACAAAGAATGCATGGAAAAGTCTCGAGAGATCATGCATCCTATCCATCCTTCACACCCTCTCACACTCCATGATTCAGAAAAAATTtctgataaaataaaatgtgcaGTTTGTAAAGGGGATGTGTATGGGTTAAGCTACATATGTAGCCAAGGGGGCTGTGATGGATTGTGGATCCACATGGGATGCACAGGGTTTCTTAATGACAAGCAACCGACTATGGCCCACCCAAGCCACCCTCAACATGAGCTACACTTTTCCAAGAAGACGAGGTGGTGCCCATTCCCCTGTGATGCCTGCGGTGCCACTGCGAAAGGGGACTCTTACAACTGCAACATATGCGACTACTGGATACACGAGAGTTGTGCACTCCTCCCTGAGTCTAAGGACTTCCCTCATCAtcaccactctctctccctcgcCTTCTATCCTCCCCTCGAGTACATCCGATATGACTTTGATTGTGCTGTATGCAACTCAACTTTGCCGTTGACACGTTGGGTCTATCATTGCCACCTCTGTAGATATGTGGTCCATCTCAACTGCGCCACCTCCAC ATTTGATAGTGAAAATGCAAATGCAAATGCAATTGACGATGAGAAAGAGGCTGCCAAGTTCCCAATAGCAGTAGATGACATGTATGAGGAGATGATCAAACCCTTCGTTAAGCGACAAAGAGAACAAATTCTCATCCCTCATCATGATCATGAAAATCACAACATCGGTGGCAAGTACAGCTTCTCCAATCACCCTCATCATCTACTAACTTTTACTACATTTTCAACTTTATCGTCTTCCTCATCATCGTCGTCTCATGATCACTACAAAAAAgacgatgaagaagaagacgatgaAGATGATTTTGGCAGTATTCCAAGATCGGAATTAACATGTAATGGGTGCACACTGCCTATACGTGAAAAGAAGCAAACAGGTGATGGGTATGAGTATGAGAATGGTTACATGAGTTGTGATGAATGCAAATACTTTCTCCACTTGTCCTGCTTCAACTTACCACTTGAGATCCCCTCTCTTCCTATTCATCCTCATCAAGATCATAGCCTAAGGCTTCAAGATGTTGCTGGCAAGCTAACAG GACTATACAAATGCAATAGCTGCAGAATCACTGTATGTGGTGCATGTGTAATGCTACCGGCAAGAAATGAGCATAGATTGGAGAATCACTTGTTGCCGTTGACATATGATGCCCGGTTTAACCGTCCCGGTGAGTTCTACTGCAGCAACTGCGAGGACCAAATGGACCCCAGGAGCTGGATGTATCATTGCCGAGACTGCGATCAATCCTTTCACCCCAGATGCATTCCTGCTACGTCGGGTAGATACAGGAACATCAAATTTGGGACACAGCAATATGTGTTTTCCAAAATTCATGATCCTCACCACTCGCTTAGATTTCAAATCATTTCCAAGAAAAAGAGATGTGATCTATGTCATAAAGACAGGTATGATATGCCTGGGTTTCAATGTGTGTCGTGCAATTTTGTCGTGTGTAACGACTGCGGTTTGAAACACATGGATGATTGA
- the LOC125185270 gene encoding uncharacterized protein LOC125185270 — translation MEEESFSHIFHEHPLSLISDFSEESSYSAFCYGCGRSFISGDVLYGCSLGCGFDWLLHKECMEMPREIMHPIHPSHPLTLFYRRHISNLKECAVCKESVHRLGYICSQGGCDGLWIHLACAGLLNYKQPLMHHPSHPHHQLRFSKKTRWCPFPCDACGATEKGDSYTCTVCDYCIHESCALLPLSADFPRLHPAHPLSLAFFLPSEYIKYEFDCAICCSTLPLRYWVYHCRLCKYVVHFHCATSKFDDENEDAIADEKEAIRFPIAIEDLYEEIIKPFVKRERGQIIIPHYDHDNQNIGGKYRFFGHPDHLLTFTTFSSASSLSSSHDHYKKGYDDDDEEEDDYDSSILRWELTCDGCSLPIYEKNLIDDEYEKGYMSCNECKYFLHLSCFNLPLHIPSLPIHSLKNHSLRLRNADKFTSWRNCSICEAYTNGLYYACTGKDCRFYIDIKCASLPNTIKHAAHPRHNNLDVVFSNFTFSFCGSCHLCISTRKAQYRCNSCRFRVCGSCVILPATNKHRLENHLLSLTYDAYVNRPGDFYCSSCEDQINPREWMYHCRDCDQSLHPKCFLATSGRYRNIKFGTQPLCGVKQMDDMSSRPLRSSGGQVLLYAW, via the exons atggAGGAGGAGagtttttctcatatttttcacGAACACCCGCTGAGTCTGATCTCCGACTTCTCTGAGGAAAGTAGTTACAGCGCCTTTTGTTATGGTTGTGGAAGAAGCTTCATAAGTGGAGATGTACTGTATGGATGCAGCCTCGGGTGTGGATTTGATTGGTTGTTACACAAAGAATGCATGGAAATGCCGCGAGAGATTATGCATCCTATCCATCCTTCTCACCCTCTTACACTCTTCTACAGAAGGCATATTTCCAATTTAAAAGAATGTGCCGTTTGTAAAGAGAGTGTGCATAGATTGGGCTACATATGTAGCCAAGGGGGCTGTGATGGGTTGTGGATCCACTTGGCATGCGCGGGGTTGCTTAACTATAAGCAGCCGCTTATGCACCACCCAAGCCACCCTCACCATCAGCTTCGTTTTTCCAAGAAAACAAGGTGGTGCCCGTTCCCCTGCGATGCATGTGGTGCCACTGAGAAAGGGGACTCCTACACCTGCACTGTATGTGACTATTGCATACACGAGAGTTGCGCGCTCCTCCCATTGTCTGCAGACTTCCCTCGTCTTCACCCAGCTCACCCTCTCTCCCTCGCATTTTTTCTTCCATCTGAGTACatcaaatatgaatttgattgTGCTATATGCTGCTCAACTTTGCCATTGAGATACTGGGTCTATCATTGCCGCCTTTGCAAATATGTTGTCCATTTCCACTGTGCCACCTCCAA GTTTGATGATGAGAATGAAGACGCAATTGCTGATGAGAAAGAGGCTATTAGGTTCCCGATAGCAATAGAAGACCTGTATGAGGAGATAATCAAACCCTTCGTTAAGCGAGAAAGAGGACAGATTATCATCCCTCATTATGATCATGACAATCAGAACATCGGTGGCAAGTACAGGTTCTTCGGTCACCCTGATCATCTACTAACGTTTACTACATTTTCTTCAGCTTCATCATTATCATCCTCTCATGACCACTATAAAAAAGgttatgatgatgatgatgaagaagaagatgattaTGATAGTAGTATTCTAAGATGGGAATTAACATGTGACGGGTGCTCACTGCCTATATACGAAAAGAATCTCATAGATGATGAGTATGAGAAAGGTTACATGAGTTGTAATGAATGTAAATACTTTCTCCACTTGTCCTGTTTCAACTTACCACTGCATATCCCCTCTCTTCCAATTCATTCGCTCAAAAATCACAGCCTAAGGCTTCGAAATGCCGACAAGTTTACAAGTTGGAGAAACTGTTCAATTTGTGAAGCTTATACGAATGGGCTCTATTACGCTTGTACCGGCAAAGACTGTAGGTTCTACATAGACATCAAGTGTGCTTCTCTGCCTAATACCATCAAACACGCAGCTCACCCACGACATAATAATCTCGATGTAGTATTTTCCAACTTCACCTTTAGTTTTTGTGGTTCCTGTCATCTATGTATAAGTACACGTAAGGCACAATACAGATGCAATAGCTGCAGATTCCGCGTGTGTGGTAGTTGTGTGATTCTACCGGCAACAAATAAGCATAGATTGGAGAATCACTTGCTGTCGTTGACATATGATGCCTATGTAAACCGTCCTGGTGATTTCTACTGTAGCAGCTGCGAAGACCAAATAAACCCCAGGGAATGGATGTACCATTGCCGAGACTGTGATCAATCCCTTCATCCCAAATGCTTTCTTGCAACGTCCGGTCGGTACAGAAACATCAAATTTGGGACGCAACC ATTATGCGGTGTGAAACAAATGGATGATATGAGCAGCCGACCCTTGAG GTCGAGCGGTGGACAAGTATTACTATATGCCTGGTGA